The genomic stretch NNNNNNNNNNNNNNNNNNNNNNNNNNNNNNNNNNNNNNNNNNNNNNNNNNNNNNNNNNNNNNNNNNNNNNNNNNNNNNNNNNNNNNNNNNNNNNNNNNNNNNNNNNNNNNNNNNNNNNNNNNNNNNNNNNNNNNNNNNNNNNNNNNNNNNNNNNNNNNNNNNNNNNNNNNNNNNNNNNNNNNNNNNNNNNNNNNNNNNNNNNNNNNNNNNNNNNNNNNNNNNNNNNNNNNNNNNNNNNNNNNNNNNNNNNNNNNNNNNNNNNNNNNNNNTTTCCTTGACCTCCGGGTCGGGAAGATGCATGGAGATTGACTACGGTGATCCGTGGACAGGAGTTCAGGAAAACAGCACGCCAAAACCACAAGAAGCCAGTCATGTCACGGCAAACTTTGATGCGTCTGAATATAGTTCTCTCGGAAATgaaatagtttttgacaactaattgtagttcccagaataaacataaacataatgttctacattgttttcacagctacagagaaacatgatccagctacatcaacacgttcatctagtccgagtcacattcatatagtaactcgtcgtcatcatcatcatcatcaacatctccggcaacaacaactcccttgcctttcttatcgacattaaccttaccaacaggtaaatcggcaacaagagccttcatcatctccatctgtgcctcttccgctttttgttgtaactcttccatttcaagccttctttttcttgccgctttttgttgcaaatattgttcccatgaaccctcagggtatttcacattcggatcaaccacataacctaagcgatctctttcctccatcaacctttgtttctccaactccctctcctcctgcaacttcctcctattttctctcttctcattttcagttagaggtcgtggatacttggatctattttgcctccaatacttaataatagtttcccttgcataaagtccATTAGGTTTCACcccagtctcatgcaccatatcttgatatatttttcccgaaagcaagtcgtcgtcaggaataggcacatcatacttcttactaatcttttctttaatttcttgttgtttccttaaCTTCCATGGCtccgatgtatttcccaactttaataacaaatcatctcgaccacaaaaatcttcccaatcacatgtccttccctcctgcaacaacaattcaatattcttacaaatttgaatcaagttacaaccttcataaaacataagagacgagtagttactaacccagtaatcgtcatgtgcatttccacagaacgaaccatatccaagttcagaaggcaccacaccttctgttgccaatataccacacttgcatctatcacgaggagaggacacacatggccacggtgcattttcactttcaaactcccgcacttcctcctctgttggccacattgccattgggccgtatatatactcattgaaatcacacaacggccacccatcctgcaaaaaacccatgacgtgaactactcagatgtaaagtaactacaaaacgctTCTCCAACTACCAAGCAATAACATCATGTtaaagtatgaacaatatactgcaaaattataactgctagctaaacaacatactaatattctcgtaatatacttacatgagtctttagggagcatcgaaagaatggagtaaacttaggtggatcccctaagttaggacgcataagcttagcaggaacaccacacttgcacatgggaggatccctcacacgcctacaagcagtctcctgcttctcctcatcggtcatcctaggtgggtttggtggaggaggaacccaacgcctaaacttatggtatggtttaagctctgtgctatgatatgggaataggcggatcctaggatcatatttgtcggatccatcgatccactgaaagaaatcgcaaggtgcggcaggcaatggatcaaaagtccatttgcatacatagaaggctcttccggctgtctttggatgccttgattgtttcacctctgcttgcgcgccacatctacaaagtggtaccggaagagcaggaggtacgggaccagcaacattggactcgcccacataacgcacataccacctacgccgtttgtattcagaaccaaacgacgccatctcacctgtaaatcaagtgcaacaaatttaatacacaaatatactttacacacgtaatccatactagctatatacattattttgataaaatgtaaacactcgatctacaaaatacaaacactgaaacaaaaatgagactaattaatttaacatataaaaaaaatacatgtcatgtaaaccacacaattggatgaatatatacctaaatcgaagcattcaacaagttctacacgttaatatcgcgggcagagactcaattgcgtatgaactacgtatcatctaacacaaaacaccattgcatttcattaaaatttcaaatcactaacctaaccctaagtcacctaaacatcctccgatctaccaaatgcaacggtaaaacacgagaataagtaggggaataccttccacacgaagcagggatcgattcccactactttcccccaccaaaaacgccggatttttggtggatttgggggtggggtggcgggggccggcgctgcaaggtgctgctgtgtggtgtgtctggagcaggaagaaaggagggagggaggaggaagggagccggcgcgcggcctaagtgttggccctgacgcgccaggcgggctggcgcggcgaaagcccgcccacgtcagcgcccgcctggcgccgcggttcgccgcgccagcgtggcagggggcctgccgcgccaggcggtctggcgcggccaaaagggttaggccgcgcaaataaacccccgctgaggttattttttaaaaaaaaaggttaaaaataaaaaaaaagttcacaagTGTAGCATATTTATTTTCTGCGATTAAATGCTACACTTGTTGACATGCCTACACCATTAGGAAAACAAGCACATGCTGTTGAACTTAGATAATTAAAGTAGTTAAAATTATTCTAGGTCAAAAGGAGAACTGAGCAGATCGCCCAAGATCTGAGACATCTTTTATTGAAAACAGATTCTTCAGACCAAAGATTAGTTGCGTGTGAGAACACAACGCACATGGAAGTTTCCGTTATTACTATAGGCATGCCAAAGGCAAGAATCACCCCAAGTTCAAAAACTGAATAAAGTAGGAGTAGTATGTTTAGCATATGCATCGATCTTTCAGTTCCGTACAATCACTTCAATGAACAAGTTGTGATCTTGAGCATGTTGTTTCTGCCAGGAACAACTCATCAGTTGAGACCCAGTCTCTCATTGGGCCATGTCTCACGTGTCCAGTGGGCATCAACAGGTTGATAGATGAATAATGTCATTCAGAAAATTCAGAGATAAGCTGCGTGTTGCAAGCAGTTTTAGTTCTTTTAACTGAACAACTATCCATGTGTCTCTGACCACCAGCTGCATAGAGAGACTAGAAGAAGAGTGCTAGCAGCGAAAAACTTTTTTCTGTATTCATCGAATCACTCATCCATCAAAAGATGATAGAAATTATATGAGAGTAATGTGACGTGAAAATACTCCAACTCGATCCTAACGGCATGCCTACCATATATGTCCAAAAGAATGATTCCATCAACCAATTAAAAACGAAATCAAGTGTTGGGAAGCACGGACACTGTGGTCACAGATGGCAAGAATCCTCAAGTCTCACCACAGGAGCATCAGGCACCCTGCAGCGGCTAGCAGCAAGGAAGTGGCCACGCTGACGGCACCGGCTTTGTACGCGGTGCTCGTCGAGTCATCCTTGCCGCCGTTCAGTCCGCCTGCTTTGCCGGCCGCCGGGCTGGGAGCGTCGGACGCCCCGGActccggcgcgggcgccggcgccggcgcgagcgGAGGGTCCTTGCTGAAGAGCTGCATGGGCAGGAGCACCTTGTTGAGTGCGTAGATCGCGACGGGTTTGGTGGCGTAGACGCTGCTGGCGATCTTGGGCCTGGACCACATGGACTGCACGTAGATGCTGCCCATGTCGTCGGTGAGGTTGAGCGTGTACGGCGACCCCGCGAAGGTGTTCACCGGGTTGAGCGAGCTCAGGTTCCTGAACTCGGCCAGGGAGTAGAAGTTGGGGAAGGCGTGGTACAGGAGCAGCGTCTTGAGCTGGTCGGAGGTGAGGTTGGAGAAGGTGGACTTCTTGAGCGCCGCGAACGCCGAGTCCTTGGGGACGAAGATGGTAATGCCCACCTTGGTGTTGTTGGCCTGGCCCTGGAAGGTCTCGATCACGTTGGTCTTCTCCAGGTAGTTGAGGAACGTGTGGAACGGGCCGGCAACGCTCAGGAGCTCCGCGAGGTCCACGTagtgcggcgccggcgccggtgccgggcTCGGCGGGAGCGAcacgggcgccggcgcgggcgggctaCTCTTCTGAGCCAGTGCCGGGGCGGAGAAGAGGACGGCCAGTACGGCCGTGGCAAAAATGGCAGCTTTGGACCCCATCATGCGGCGTTTGCGTAGCTGCTCTTCTTCTCTGATCCAAGCACCTGATGAGATCATGCAAAAAAGTATGGTTACCTTCAAAATTCAGAAACTGAAAATGCTGAATACTACAAGAATTTTATCTGATAACTCAATCTCTTTGATCACAATGACCAAAATTATGCTTAAAGTTCAGTGTTCAGAACTTGCAGGTCAATGGTATTATGTATCTGTAACGTTACTGGTCTACTTGGTAGCATACAGTTTGAACATTTGGTTATTCATTCATTCGCTATCAccagggggaaaaaagaaatttCAGATATGAGAGGGGTCATTAGATCTAATTAGTTTAGATGGCACGTTGCCGGAGGGCAACTGCCAACCAAATGATACGACATGTTGCTTAGACaaaaagaaggggaaagaaactTTCACATCTCAGCACCAATACAAAAAGGTCAAGATCGAACCAACCAACTACACAGAGATGAACACTCAAGAGCCTACACGATCTTCGCTTCGACTTAAAGATGAAGAAATATCATTGTGTGCTAGATATGTTCGTGTTCCCAAGATCAAGTGTGAAAAAGATACACAAGCATCACAATGCATGCAAGCATGGCAATTCCAAGCTAACCAATGAACTAGAACTTTGCAAAGATGAAAAACACACTCCTAATCGCACAATGTTATTGCATTGCAAATGCTGGAGAACAAAGAGAGAAATTCAGGGGAGCAGACCTGAGCCGAGCAGGGAAGAGAGAacgagagaagaagagaggccAGGCGGCAGCACGCAGGGAGCGCTGAGAAGAGGAGGCTGCTATATAAAACGCTGGTGTTCTTTCGTGTGGAGCGGGAGAAAACATTTCAGAATAAAAATAAACAATGAGGTGTTTCGTATGAGTGGCAGCTGTTGTGGGCGGGGGCAGTAGTAGGTGCCCGCGCGCTCTCAACGAAGATGGTGCATGATGAAAGCTGGCCGGGGATCGGCCAGCTGCACTTTTCTCCTGCCTGTTCGGCCAGCTTTCTGCTCTGTTCTTGAGTAAATTGCACTGCTTGTTAGTGGTAGTACAATTAGACCCCATTTAAGAAATGATTTTCAATCATGCAAGAACAATACACTTATACACATATATTGTTCACTGTGAAATCCATCCAAATTTATGTATTCAAGGCAGGCCCTTCATGAACCATCTAACCAATAGGATGTAACGCCTCAATTTTACTGTAAGGTCAATTGCCAAACTGTCACTCGGCTGCATGAAGTGCTTCTGACTTTTTTCGAGTCCAGTGGCGCACTTTGCGCTTTCAAAACCGTTCTTAAGCAAACCCTTGTGCAAAGTCACAAGATGTATGGGGACTGGAGACTTGTTTATTCATTGCCTGACACCGAGATCCGTTAGAGACTCAAATAGGTTTCTGCAACATCTTTGCGAGGAAAAAGTCATAGGACAAATAGGATTGCAACGTGATCAGAAGTAACAGTGTGCTCGCTCTAAGTACAGAGATTCCTACGCTACAAAAAAAAGTTCAGACTTTAGAGATTCCTTTTATGATAGGTATCAAGATTTCATCGGAGCATACACCACATGTACAACTACAAAAGTCAGTAGCAAATAAGCAGTAGTTACTAAGGCTATTCATGGAAGACTTCACAAGTCAGCCTAGTGCACCGGTGTCGTTAATAAATCTGACAATGTAACCGATGCTCCTTTTCTATAACAAGGATTCCTTCAACTTGCATGGTACTCAAAGTACTAATACCAAACTGATTTTTTTGTAAAGTAACCAAGCGCATGACTACGAGAAACTGTCACAAATTGCCATCATCAGCTAGCTTTTTGTCTCATGAGAATGATCTTTCAAGAAATGGTATGTTAGTTCCTTGATTAGAGTTGAAGGATTTGCAATTATTTAGTATAGGCCTTGTTCTTCTTAACTGAAATAAATTATGTGCATCTTATTCTGCATATAATATTCTATTTACTTTAGGAATGAATTATGTGCATAATGAAATTCAGAATATGAGTTGTCATCTGGATTTGATAATGTAAGCTCACTACCTGAATTGATTTTGCAGTGTCGGTGAGACGGCCACTTGACTCAGTTGATGCAGTCCTGTATCTGGTGAGATCGATTAAGCATCTTCCCCTGCATCAATTCTAGAATAATAATTGTCCAGCGGTAGGTATCAACGCCTTGATCatcaaaggaaaggaaagttcATTTCTTGAGCTGTCATGCTCAATTAAGCTTCCATAGGAAATCATATTCAGTACCATTATTTATCATGCCCAATCAAGTAACATGTTAAATATCCATAGGCTGCAAAATCGATAAACTTGACCGcatagttgattttttttttttggcgataGTTAAAGTTCATGTGCAAAATCGATAAATGGCATGTGACTGCAGCAGAGTGTAataagaaaattcaaaattttagtAAAATAAGTAGACATCATTTTGTGAATTAACACATTTCTAATATATTTCAGATGTTTTTGAAATATTATTTCTGCACATTAATCACATGCCATTTGTTAGAGCTACGTTGAAGTTTGTTACAGCTTGTATATCACATAAACAACCGTCAGATGAAAGGTCCAGCAGGAACCTAATGCGCCTCCTTTCACTATAAACAAGCGTCACACAGTTTTTCAACTTTACCTTTTGGTTTGGTTTCATTTTCCAGGAAAATTTGGTAGTCTTTCCTTTCACTCGGTATACTCTGAAAACTTGGTCCTGTTCATTCTGGAATTGCAGGTAGGTAATGCCGCTCCTTTCGCTATATAAACAACCAATTCGTTCCTAATTCATGATCATAATGAATAACATGGAAGTACCTCTAGCTTTTGATGACTTCTCTAATGATCTCAGATGAAAAGGCCGTGTCAGTGGTTGTTGCCCTTTTGAAGTTCCACGTCGAGGTAGCCTGATTTCATCTGTTGTCAGGATGAagcaaaccttttttttttcctctctcgcAAGGTAGTACTTAGATTTTTACATCCTTTGGACTTTAGATTAAATCCACTCGCTGTCGCACCTTTTACCAACCGCAAGTCTATAATCTTAGGCCTTTTTCCTTATACATTACAAACATGAAACGTCAGGGGTTCAGgccatatgattttttttcagtcACAAAAAGCATATATTCTTTAGGAGACAATGGCATTAACATCCGAATAAGCAAGCCGAAACAAAGTTGAAACAAAAAATTGGATCGTAACATACGTAAAAAAAGATGTATATGTTTAAATTTTGGTCGGTACGCTGTTTAAGTTTAACCTACTAGTTGTTTAGTGTAAAGGTTGGTCAGGATCACATTTTCTTCTAAGTGGCCCCAACATCAAACACACAACGAGAGGAAAAGCCATTTCGCAGATCCACGATCAGGTGAGGAACCAGCGAATTTGGCAGCGACGAAAAAAAGGTACCAAAACCTTGTACGGAACTCTACATCTTTCCTCCATATTTTAACTTCCACGCAGAATCATTTGGTCACCGCCGGCACACAAATGATCGACGGTCTCATACTGGCCGTGCAGACTGCAGCCGACGTCCCGTGATCTCCATGTCCATATTCTTTTTTCTCGGAAGACCGGCCGTGGAGACGTCCCCGGAGTGCAATAATTGGCGACCGGTCGGTGACCGGGTGACGGGAGAACCACCGCCACCGGCACCGGAGACGAAATGAACACGAGAGGAAAACGAGTGGCCTGGCGTAGAACGCGGGAGAAGAGGGATGGAGATGGTTGCCATGTCGTCCGAGCACCCGCGGTTTTTGCTGGCCGGGCGTCAACGTCCACCCCACGCGAGCGAGAGGAAGACGGGGGCTTATTTTAATTCCCTTGCAAGCCATGGGTGCCGTGCCGCGCGTGCCTTTGCCTCGCCGACTTGCCGTGGTCGCTCGCTtccgagggcgggcggcgggagagCGGCGTCACCGTCTCACCGACGGTTCGCTCCGCACGCGGCCGGCTCCGTGCTTTGGGCCCTTGGGGAAGTCTGGGCCGTTTTTCGCTGCTGGGCTGCTGAAGGTTGCAGATGGGCCCACAACAGAGAGCATGGGGAATGTGTGTGACGAGAAGGCAGCAGGTAGGAAAAAATCGTTTTGACGTCCCTCCTGTATTGTCGTAGTCGGAATTTCATCTCTCATGTACAAAACCGCATACCGGCCCTCCCTCGTCTTTAAAACCCGTTTATTTTGAACCCTAGGCTGTTTTATGAGTGATTCGCGTGCCGTGGTATGGGCCTCACATGTCAGGCGGTAGGCCCCATCCACCAAGTGGCTTTCTTCTTcccctctctttctcctcctccccccctctctctctccccatcAGCAGCCGCGCCCATGCTCATCGGCCGCTCGTCCCTCATGCTCGGCGGCCGCTCGCTCCCCCATGCCCAGCAGTCGCTCGTCGCTCGCACGAGGACCGGCGGACCTCGTCCTTCTCCGCCTCTCGTCCACCACACGCAGGCCCGGCGGCCCTCGTCTCTATCCGCCGCTCGTCCTGGTGCCGGAGGTCGATTCGCCCCGCCATGGTGCCCCTCGTCCGCGTCCGACATGGGTAGGCCAACCTATAATCGGCCGGTCCTCTCGTCGCCTGCACTACGCCAGTAGCCCGAGTGGAGGGTCCGAGGGTGGGGTAGATGGGCGAGGACGGCCGGGGGCGCGTGCGGGTAGGGATTGAGCGCTAGTGGGCATGGGAAGCGCCGAAGCGGCAATCGGAGGGGGAGCGGCGAGCTTGCTCGGTGGCGCCATGGCCGAGCAGGGAGAGCAAGGCCTCTCCAGATGCAAGAAGAATTAATTGGAGCTAGGGTGTTTGTTAATTGAAGGCATCGTCGCTCGATTGGAGCTGGTGTGGCTGTCTGCTCTGCTCTTGCAATGGGAGGTGGCAGGTGGTTGGTAGAGCTCGGGTGCTTGGCTGGGGATTTGGAAGAGGGCAGGAGACGCTTGTCTACAGGTCCCCGTCCGCTCCATGCACCTGCGGAGCTCCGGGGCGCGCTGGGGAAGTTCAGCGGGTCCAGTGACGCCCTGCGCCGCGCGCTGTTCCCACCCCCACTCGGCGGCTGTGGCTCGCAGCacgacgaggacggcgaggcCGCCGCTGTGGACTCgaaagaagaggagaagaagagcGCCCCAGGCATGTGGGACCCAGTGCCACCGGTTGCCTAACATGTGGGGTCCCACACCACGTGACGCAAAACCGGTTCCCATTTGGACGTGATTCGCACGATATTGGCATATTGCGTAGTTGAGGGTACGGGATACCCGATTTTACACATAAGCGATGAAACTCGGACTATAACAATATACGAGCGACGTCGAAAGGATTTTTTCCTAGCGGTTACCATTAGCGACTGATAGAAACTTGTGGCCGGTGTCGGACTGTCGGTAGGCCGAACCAGGTTGGCACAGGTTTCGGGCCCATCGGTATGGTGTGGCGGAAGCTTTTTGTACTTGCTGTATCTTTGTTCTTGTGTCTCGGTCCAACTTGCTGGCTTGCCGGTGCGTGCCGAACACGGGCTTGGTTGGCGGGCTGGAACGCGGCCGCCAACACCTTTCTCTGAGTAATAAGTGAAGCCGCGAAACAGGGGACCAAACCTGGTTTTCAATTTGGGAGTGacaaaattgacattttaccataaatgcgcaactgtagcatttcgtttgtatttgtgaattattgtccaaacattgactaattaggctcaaaagattcgtctcgcaaagtacaacaaaactgtgcaattagttttaatttcatctacatttagtacttcatgcatgtaccgcaagtttgatgtgatgtggaatcttctttttgcatggtgttaaagttgggattttggagggaagtaaacaaggtcCTGATTTGCTATGTCCCGGAAGACCACCATTGTATCCGTACGCCTTCTCCACAATATGATTCTGTCACTGTTACCGCTCAGTCTGACATGCTATGGAAAAACTTCAGAACGCAGGCAAGGTTTTCCAACCGCGGAACCGCCTGCGTGCGGTTGAATTGATCCCTGGAGCTCGCTGCACGCAGCTAAACGCTCGGACAAGGCGTACGAGTACGACCTTGCCACTCCTCTGACGTCCTGGCCGGTTTGGCTGCCGGACGCAACAAGAATGTCGACCACAGCCAATCAGCTATGGTTTCGGACTTTTTTTTACAGTGATGTGAACTACTGTGAACTGTGAAGTGACTTCCCGGAGCTCGCTGCCCACACGAAGCTTAGACTGGAAGTAAGCGCCACCGACCTTGCCACTCCTGGACGTCCTGAGCGGTCTCGCTCGACGCCGGCCGACCGAACGCACCAACAGAAGAAACGCGGCCTCCTACACACgcaccggcgcggcggcgccgaccacGACTCGACGCTACGGGAAGGCGCACATTCCCCGCGTATTCTGCGAGACCCTGCCCTCTTTTTAGTCCTTTACCGGCGAACGAATAATCCatgggacgggacgggagcCAGAGCCTCTGCTTTTGGATTAGAGGAGAACAGAAACTTGGCTTACATCTCAAGCGAGCGCATATCGGATTAGAATTATTAGTCTTCTTAGACCGCCCGCTGTTGCTGATGCTTCGGCACATCCCACAGCATATTGCCCCCGGC from Setaria italica strain Yugu1 chromosome II, Setaria_italica_v2.0, whole genome shotgun sequence encodes the following:
- the LOC101785712 gene encoding fasciclin-like arabinogalactan protein 7; the encoded protein is MMGSKAAIFATAVLAVLFSAPALAQKSSPPAPAPVSLPPSPAPAPAPHYVDLAELLSVAGPFHTFLNYLEKTNVIETFQGQANNTKVGITIFVPKDSAFAALKKSTFSNLTSDQLKTLLLYHAFPNFYSLAEFRNLSSLNPVNTFAGSPYTLNLTDDMGSIYVQSMWSRPKIASSVYATKPVAIYALNKVLLPMQLFSKDPPLAPAPAPAPESGASDAPSPAAGKAGGLNGGKDDSTSTAYKAGAVSVATSLLLAAAGCLMLLW